The following coding sequences are from one Augochlora pura isolate Apur16 chromosome 6, APUR_v2.2.1, whole genome shotgun sequence window:
- the Mdu gene encoding mitotic spindle positioning protein meduse isoform X2 — MKMEADHRLEQLKKATDRIQKEIEEVTEREHELRNVGSIKTTSHETVDSKVRRMPQALASGKLKRTTSTPQILEAVNLTQSTPSFTPKMTNGVISSRTTPTPLRFATAPSQKGLMHRFLATRGKIYKSKSSVNDSLTNSTTPTIALNPMSIKAFNRSLSIQLEPDDEPKKPPVRKGYVPVEEKIQKELNEMKERENELRLMRSQMLAKSQPNLLDIGNDNDSDIYDGSSSLRSGASSTTLNEDDVEKESKGKHKPNPRRRSTLIAQWENLIAAKRQTNDNGNANDLNF, encoded by the exons GCGGATCACAGGTTGGAGCAGCTGAAGAAGGCAACGGACAGAATACAGAAGGAGATCGAAGAGGTCACGGAGAGGGAGCACGAGCTACGAAACGTGGGCAGCATTAAGACCACGTCCCACGAGACGGTAGATTCCAAG GTACGCCGAATGCCTCAAGCTCTAGCTTCTGGTAAGCTAAAGAGGACGACATCAACCCCGCAAATCCTAGAGGCGGTCAATTTGACGCAATCGACGCCATCCTTCACGCCAAAGATGACAAACGGAGTGATATCCAGTCGTACTACGCCGACGCCACTGCGGTTTGCCACTGCGCCCAGCCAAAAAGGATTGATGCACAGGTTTCTCGCTACCCGAGGGAAGATTTACAAATCAAAATCGTCTGTGAACGACTCCTTGACAAACTCTACCACTCCCACGATCGCGTTGAATCCGATGAGCATCAAAGCGTTCAACAGAAGTTTAAGTATCCAACTGGAACCGGATGACGAGCCCAAGAAACCTCCTGTTAGAAAAGGATACGTTCCGGTGGAAGAGAAAATTCAGAAAgaattgaatgaaatgaaagaacGGGAGAATGAACTCAG ATTAATGCGATCGCAAATGCTAGCGAAATCTCAGCCGAATCTGTTGGATATCGGAAATGACAATGATTCTGATATTTACGATGGTTCGAGCTCGTTGAGAAGCGGTGCCTCATCGACCACGTTGAATGAAGACGACGTAGAAAAGGAAAGCAAAGGAAAACACAAG CCAAATCCACGGCGTCGGAGCACCCTTATAGCGCAATGGGAAAATCTGATAGCCGCGAAACGGCAGACTAATGACAATGGTAATGCAAATGATTTAAACTTCTGA
- the Mdu gene encoding mitotic spindle positioning protein meduse isoform X1 gives MSSIPDCRTTAASLAGETLRGLVPIIFGSYAEVRTRHLTESAPFCQLRNSQADHRLEQLKKATDRIQKEIEEVTEREHELRNVGSIKTTSHETVDSKVRRMPQALASGKLKRTTSTPQILEAVNLTQSTPSFTPKMTNGVISSRTTPTPLRFATAPSQKGLMHRFLATRGKIYKSKSSVNDSLTNSTTPTIALNPMSIKAFNRSLSIQLEPDDEPKKPPVRKGYVPVEEKIQKELNEMKERENELRLMRSQMLAKSQPNLLDIGNDNDSDIYDGSSSLRSGASSTTLNEDDVEKESKGKHKPNPRRRSTLIAQWENLIAAKRQTNDNGNANDLNF, from the exons ATGAGCAGCATTCCGGACTGTCGGACGACCGCAGCTTCGCTGGCCGGAGAAACCCTTCGAGGACTGGTTCCAATAATATTCGGTTCCTACGCGGAAGTGCGGACGAGACACTTGACTGAATCAGCCCCCTTCTGTCAGCTGCGGAACAGCCAG GCGGATCACAGGTTGGAGCAGCTGAAGAAGGCAACGGACAGAATACAGAAGGAGATCGAAGAGGTCACGGAGAGGGAGCACGAGCTACGAAACGTGGGCAGCATTAAGACCACGTCCCACGAGACGGTAGATTCCAAG GTACGCCGAATGCCTCAAGCTCTAGCTTCTGGTAAGCTAAAGAGGACGACATCAACCCCGCAAATCCTAGAGGCGGTCAATTTGACGCAATCGACGCCATCCTTCACGCCAAAGATGACAAACGGAGTGATATCCAGTCGTACTACGCCGACGCCACTGCGGTTTGCCACTGCGCCCAGCCAAAAAGGATTGATGCACAGGTTTCTCGCTACCCGAGGGAAGATTTACAAATCAAAATCGTCTGTGAACGACTCCTTGACAAACTCTACCACTCCCACGATCGCGTTGAATCCGATGAGCATCAAAGCGTTCAACAGAAGTTTAAGTATCCAACTGGAACCGGATGACGAGCCCAAGAAACCTCCTGTTAGAAAAGGATACGTTCCGGTGGAAGAGAAAATTCAGAAAgaattgaatgaaatgaaagaacGGGAGAATGAACTCAG ATTAATGCGATCGCAAATGCTAGCGAAATCTCAGCCGAATCTGTTGGATATCGGAAATGACAATGATTCTGATATTTACGATGGTTCGAGCTCGTTGAGAAGCGGTGCCTCATCGACCACGTTGAATGAAGACGACGTAGAAAAGGAAAGCAAAGGAAAACACAAG CCAAATCCACGGCGTCGGAGCACCCTTATAGCGCAATGGGAAAATCTGATAGCCGCGAAACGGCAGACTAATGACAATGGTAATGCAAATGATTTAAACTTCTGA
- the Mdu gene encoding mitotic spindle positioning protein meduse isoform X4, producing the protein MPQALASGKLKRTTSTPQILEAVNLTQSTPSFTPKMTNGVISSRTTPTPLRFATAPSQKGLMHRFLATRGKIYKSKSSVNDSLTNSTTPTIALNPMSIKAFNRSLSIQLEPDDEPKKPPVRKGYVPVEEKIQKELNEMKERENELRLMRSQMLAKSQPNLLDIGNDNDSDIYDGSSSLRSGASSTTLNEDDVEKESKGKHKPNPRRRSTLIAQWENLIAAKRQTNDNGNANDLNF; encoded by the exons ATGCCTCAAGCTCTAGCTTCTGGTAAGCTAAAGAGGACGACATCAACCCCGCAAATCCTAGAGGCGGTCAATTTGACGCAATCGACGCCATCCTTCACGCCAAAGATGACAAACGGAGTGATATCCAGTCGTACTACGCCGACGCCACTGCGGTTTGCCACTGCGCCCAGCCAAAAAGGATTGATGCACAGGTTTCTCGCTACCCGAGGGAAGATTTACAAATCAAAATCGTCTGTGAACGACTCCTTGACAAACTCTACCACTCCCACGATCGCGTTGAATCCGATGAGCATCAAAGCGTTCAACAGAAGTTTAAGTATCCAACTGGAACCGGATGACGAGCCCAAGAAACCTCCTGTTAGAAAAGGATACGTTCCGGTGGAAGAGAAAATTCAGAAAgaattgaatgaaatgaaagaacGGGAGAATGAACTCAG ATTAATGCGATCGCAAATGCTAGCGAAATCTCAGCCGAATCTGTTGGATATCGGAAATGACAATGATTCTGATATTTACGATGGTTCGAGCTCGTTGAGAAGCGGTGCCTCATCGACCACGTTGAATGAAGACGACGTAGAAAAGGAAAGCAAAGGAAAACACAAG CCAAATCCACGGCGTCGGAGCACCCTTATAGCGCAATGGGAAAATCTGATAGCCGCGAAACGGCAGACTAATGACAATGGTAATGCAAATGATTTAAACTTCTGA
- the Mdu gene encoding mitotic spindle positioning protein meduse isoform X3 produces the protein MIFQSIVRRMPQALASGKLKRTTSTPQILEAVNLTQSTPSFTPKMTNGVISSRTTPTPLRFATAPSQKGLMHRFLATRGKIYKSKSSVNDSLTNSTTPTIALNPMSIKAFNRSLSIQLEPDDEPKKPPVRKGYVPVEEKIQKELNEMKERENELRLMRSQMLAKSQPNLLDIGNDNDSDIYDGSSSLRSGASSTTLNEDDVEKESKGKHKPNPRRRSTLIAQWENLIAAKRQTNDNGNANDLNF, from the exons ATGATTTTTCAATCTATC GTACGCCGAATGCCTCAAGCTCTAGCTTCTGGTAAGCTAAAGAGGACGACATCAACCCCGCAAATCCTAGAGGCGGTCAATTTGACGCAATCGACGCCATCCTTCACGCCAAAGATGACAAACGGAGTGATATCCAGTCGTACTACGCCGACGCCACTGCGGTTTGCCACTGCGCCCAGCCAAAAAGGATTGATGCACAGGTTTCTCGCTACCCGAGGGAAGATTTACAAATCAAAATCGTCTGTGAACGACTCCTTGACAAACTCTACCACTCCCACGATCGCGTTGAATCCGATGAGCATCAAAGCGTTCAACAGAAGTTTAAGTATCCAACTGGAACCGGATGACGAGCCCAAGAAACCTCCTGTTAGAAAAGGATACGTTCCGGTGGAAGAGAAAATTCAGAAAgaattgaatgaaatgaaagaacGGGAGAATGAACTCAG ATTAATGCGATCGCAAATGCTAGCGAAATCTCAGCCGAATCTGTTGGATATCGGAAATGACAATGATTCTGATATTTACGATGGTTCGAGCTCGTTGAGAAGCGGTGCCTCATCGACCACGTTGAATGAAGACGACGTAGAAAAGGAAAGCAAAGGAAAACACAAG CCAAATCCACGGCGTCGGAGCACCCTTATAGCGCAATGGGAAAATCTGATAGCCGCGAAACGGCAGACTAATGACAATGGTAATGCAAATGATTTAAACTTCTGA